GGGCGGCGCGGGTGGGGCGCAACGCGGAGCGCCTGGGGGTGCCGTCGCTGGAGGTCGTCCGCGGCCGGGCACCGCAGGCTCTCGAGGGGCTGCCGCAGCCCGATGCGGTGTTCGTGGGCGGCGGCGGCACCGCGCCCGGTCTGCTGCGGCAGTGCTGGGAGGCGCTGCGTCCCGGTGGCAGGCTGGTGGCCCACGCGGTGACGATCGAGACGGAGCGGGTGTTGATCGATGCCCGCGCGGAGTTCGGCGGCGAGCTCGCACGGTTCCACGTGGAACACGCCGACTCGATCGGCACGTTCACCGGCTGGGCTCCGGCGCGGGCCGTGGTCCAGTGGTGCGCGATCAAGCCCTTCGCTGCTGTGGCGGATTCCGCCGCTGCGGCTGATTCTGCCGATGCGGCCGATTCCTGGGAGACAGGGGAGACCTCGTGACCGTTCACTTCGTGGGTGCCGGCCCCGGCGCCGCTGACCTGCTCACGCTGCGTGCAGCCGCGGCTCTGGCCGCGGCGGACGTCTGCTTGTACGCGGGCACCTATCTGGACGACGGCGTGCTCGACCACTGCCGACCGGACGCGCGGGTGGTGGACACCCAGCACCTGGACCTGGACGGGATCATCGCGGCGATCGTCGCCGCCCACGCCGAGGGGCTCGAGGTGGTGCGGCTGTGCTCGGGTGACCCGTCGCTGTACTCCGCGCTCGCCGAGCAGACCCGTCGCCTCGATGCAGCGGGCGTTCCCTGGGACGTGGTGCCCGGCGTCCCCGCCTACGCGGCGGCTGCCGCGGAGCTGGGGGTGGAGCTGACGGTTCCCGAGGTGGTGCAGTCGGTGGTCCTCACCCGGGTCCAGGCCCGGTCGACGGCGATGCCGTCGACGGAGTCGCTCGAGAACTTCGCCGCCACCGGGGCGACGCTGGTGCTGCACCTGGCGATCACCCGGATCCGCGAGCTGGCCGATCGGCTGGTCCCCACCCATGGCGCGGATTGCCCGGTGGCCGTGGTGGCCAACGCGAGCCGGCCGCACCGTGTTGAGCTGCGCGGGACTCTCGCCGACATCGCCGATGCGGTCGAGTCCGCCGGCCTGCGCCAGGCCGCGGTGATCCTGGTGGGCCGGGCGCTGGTCCGGCCGGGGGAAGCGGAGTCCTGGTTGTACGCCTCGGATCCGGAAAGGGAGTCGAAGCGGCGGCGGGTGGCGGGGTAGCTCGGAGGAGTTCAGGCTCGGACTTGGCCGATACGCTGAACAGGGCTTTTGGCGTCGTCAAACGCCATCGGCACGGACGCAGATTGGTCAAGTAGCGCTGTGCGGTGTTCTGCAGGAAAAGGGGGGCGGGTGCTGGCGGGCACGAGCCCTCATCCGGACATCAAAGCTAGCGCCGGATGCGGCCGCTACGACTCACCCGACCTCGACAAGCGCGAGAGGTGGACAACCACGGAAAATGTGGCGCTACATCCACTTGACCCCATGGACCTCGTACTCGAGCACGCGGTACTCGAGCATCCGGCGGACAAGATCGACGGGCACGGCGGTGCCATACGGCAATGCGACGGTTCCCTTGCCTGTGTGAAAGCCGGTGAGGTCGTCGGCGAAAGCCGCACGTGTGCTGGGTGTGAATGCCAAGCTGGCGTGCTTGGCATGGCCGCTGAACATAAACAAGATGACGCCATCGGTGTGCACGTAGGCCGGATGTCTCCATTTGAGCTGCTCGCCAGCAGTCGGCGCGGCGGCCCGACAAAGCTCGCGAATCGCGCTGAGTTGTCGCTGCGCCGGCGGGGGGAACGCCTCGACATATTCATCAATGGTCGTCGGCTTCGTCATATCGTCAGCATGCCACTGGTTACTCCAGAGTCGCTGTTTCCAGAATTGGGGTATCGAGCGGCTGAAGAGCGCCGAGCGAGAGCGCTAAGCCGCTCTACCGGAGTTCCTGTACCACTGCAGTTCTCACCGAGGCCATACCGAACTCGACGGCGCCTCACCCGCCAACCGCGTTCCCAGCCTCCGTGAAAAGGACACCTGGCTAGGGTGGGCGTATGGACGCCGACATCAACTTCTATTTTGACCCGGTGTGCCCCTTCGCCTGGATGACCAGCAAGTGGGTGCGTCAGGTGCAGGCGCAGCGCGACTACACCGTCGACTGGCGGTTCATCTCGTTGCGCCTGGTCAACGCAGAGGTCGACTACGACGCGCACTTCCCGCCTGAGTACGAAGCCGGCCATACCGCCGGGCTGCGGCTCCTGAGAGTGGCGGCGCGTGCGCGAGCTGAGCATGGCCGGGCGGCGATGGGGCCGTTGTACGCCGCCTTCGGGGCGCACATCTTCGACACCGCTCCGGGCGCCGGCGACGACCGCAGCGAAGGCGAGGTGCGTGAGCGGCGGGGGACTCCCGAGTTCGCCGAGTTGATCCTCGCCGACGCTGGCCTGCCGATCGAGCTGGCTGACGCCCTCGATGACGAGTCGTGGGACGCCGAGATCCGCCGGGAGACCGACGAGGCGCTCTCGCTGACGGGCAAGGACGTGGGCACGCCCATCATCCATTTCGAGCCACCGACCGGCGTCGCCTTCTTCGGGCCCGTGATCAGCCGGCTGCCACATGGGGACTCGGCGGTTGAGTTGTGGGACCACGTGGTCGGGCTGGCCCGTTTCCCGGGGTTTGCCGAGCTCAAGCGCAGCCTGCGTGAGCTGCCACAGCTGGCCGCGCTCGGAGTCGACGCCGACACGGTCGGCACGCAAGAGGACTGGCACGGCGGCAGCCGGCGGCAGAAGAAGTGACCCTGTTGAGGAGGGTGGAGACATGAGCGGAACCAGCATTCGCAGTCACCGGGAGTCCGTCACTGTCGAGGCGCCGGCCGAGACGCTCTACGACGTGGTCTCCGACATCACCCGTACCGGCGAGTGGAGTCCGGTCTGCACCTCGTGCTGGTGGGACGACGAGGACGAGGCCGGTCAGGTCGGTGCCTGGTTCACCGGGCGCAACGAGCTCCCGCACCGGACGTGGGAGACCCGGTCGGTGGTGGTAGCGGCCGAGCATGGGCGCGAGTTCGCCTGGGTCGTGGGCGGCAGCTTCGTCCGTTGGGGGTTCACTCTCGCCCCTGCGCCGACAGGGACGATGCTCACCGAGTCCTGGGAGTTCTTGCCCGGCGGGATCGCCATGTTCGAGGAGAAGTTCGGCGACCGGGCGCCCACTGAGATCGCCGACCGCACGCAGCAGGCCCTCGACGGCATCCCGAAGACGCTCGGCGCGATCAAACAGATCGCCGAGTCGTCCACCGGCGCAGGGGGGCCGGCCCGACCATGACGGGCCACTCCGCACCGGGCGGGACGGCATGGGACGGGTTGACCGCGATCTATTGCTGCGCTGACTATCGAGGTGCTTGAAGAGGCTCGAATTCGCGTGCCTCCCACTCCGTATCGTCGGATGGCCGACTCGCACATTCTGAAGTCTGACTCCGGAGCCCGACCCGTACCTCAACTACGCGCGCTCGATCGGGAACCAGAGTTCGCAGGTCGCCGTACTGAAGTCCGAGGCGCGGTCGAGTACCGACACGATTGATGGACCGGGGCGCAACCTCCACGGATTGGAGGGGAACCACTCCGTTGCGGAGGCTGCGTACGCCTCTTGCAGGGCCGCCGGATGCGGCCCGGAGGTACGGAAAACCACCCACTCCCCAGCGGCCGAGTCGATCACGTCGAGGTCGTCGGGAACGTCGGCGTCGGCGTCGACCGCCACGCCGTGTAGGTAGGTCAGTTCACTGCCCTCCACGTAGTCCGAATCGACATCGGCGCTGACCTGCAGCAGCCCCGAAGGTTCAGTGCCGCTGAGCTGCTTCAGGCGATCGTGCTCGGCGGCGGGCAGAGAAGCGATATGCCGCTCGATGTGCGCGTTGACGCCCTCGTGGCTCAGTGGCACCCGGGTGGCGTGGCCGATCAGGCGAATAGCGTGGTGAGTGAGGATTCGGGCATCCATGGGGACGCTCCCTTCGACGGTCAGGCGGAACCTGAGTTGCGGTTGGCTGCGAAGGGGGCCGCCATGACGTCGTACGTCACCATGGCTCACGCCGTGCACGGCACGGAATGCTCGACCGAAGGCCTCGGTGGAGCCATACCCGTACCGCACTGCGATCGTCAGCAGGTCTTCGTCACCGACCACGTCGGACGCAGCGACTGTCATGCGTCGACGCCGGACGTACTCCGACACCGGCATCCCAGCGAGGGACGAGAACATCCGGCGGGCGTGATAGCCGGTCGTCCCCCTCTCGCGGGCGATCGCATCGACGTCAAGCTCATCGCCGAGGTGTCGTTCGATCTCGTCGACGAGGCGGTTCAGAAACTCGATCATGGTCGCTCCCTTCACGATCAACTCTCGTCGGTCAGCGACCTGCGCGCCCGACTACTCCGGTCCGATTCAATCGGACCGGAGGCAGCGCGGAGAGGCACCCGCACGAAGGTGCTGCCAAGTAACCGTGGTCTTCAGCTGGGCCGGAGCACCCGCCCCGGATCGCGGTCGCCCGTCATACCCCGCCTATCCGGTACCAGAACGAATCGGCGCGAGGTAGAACGTGCTGCGGCATCCCTGGCCGGGTTCCCTGCGCACAAACTCACAACCGCGGGTCCACGGGTTCGGACTCCATGGCCAGGACGCCGAAGACGCACTGGTGCACTCGCCAGAGCGGCTCACCGGCTGCGGCCCGGCGTGCCCCTTCGAGGCCGAGCGCGTACTCACGTAGCGCCATGGAACGCTTCTGTCCGAGCGAGCGATTCTTGAGGCCGGCCAGTGTCGCCGGGGTGGTGTAGTCGGCGCTGTAGATGATGCGCAGGTATTCACGTCCGCGGACCTTGAGTCCTGGTTGGACCAGGCCCTTTTTTCCTCGGGTGAGGTTGGCCAATGGCTTGACGACCATGCCCTCCCCGCCGGCGGCGGTGAGCTCCTCCCACCACGCCGACCCTGCAGCGCGCGAACCTTCGCCGGCGACGTCGACGACGAGGCGGCGTGTGGTGCGGAACAGTTCAGGGTCGGCGGCGATGAGTCGATCCGCCAGACCCAGGTGCCAGCGATGGTCCCGGCTCTCGTAGGTGCCGGCGTCGCTGCCCACGAACTGGAACGGAGCGATCTGCAGGCCGAGCCCGTTGTCGACCGGCTGGATATAGCGACGGTAGGCCTCGACGAATCGCTCGGCATTGCCCGCTCGGCTGCGGGTTCGGGAGAGCACATCCTCGACGTCGATGCCGCGACGAGCGGCGGCGTCGAGCACGCGGACAGCGGCCGGAAGGGCGGTGGTAGCGGCGGCGCCCACAGCGGCGTACTGGTCCCGGATCATCGGCTCGGCTTTGAGCGTCCACGGCAGGATCTCGGTATCGAGAAGCAGCCAGGTGGCGCCCAGGTCCTCCCACACCCCGGCGGCTGTGGCCGCGCGAGCGATCCTTTGCAGGACCACCGACTGCCGGTCATCGGGCAGGAAGGAGCGACCGGTGCGGGAGTGGATCACCCCGCCGCCCTGGTCGGTCACGCGCACGACCGCGCGGGAACCCATGTGCTTCTCCTGGCAGATCACGCGCTCGACGCCCTGCTTGGCGAAGTGGTCGAACGCCTGATCAGGGTGTTCGAGGAGGTCGTCGCGCGGGGAACTGTCGACTGGTGACATGGTCGGCGGGAGGTAGAAGAGCTGCTCCGGGTCGACGGCGAAGCGGCTCATCACCTCCAGCGCCCCTGCCGCATTGTCGTCGCGCATCGACACCCGTCCCATGTACTGGGTCTCGATGATCCG
This Dietzia psychralcaliphila DNA region includes the following protein-coding sequences:
- a CDS encoding cobalt-precorrin-4/precorrin-4 C(11)-methyltransferase, with the protein product MTVHFVGAGPGAADLLTLRAAAALAAADVCLYAGTYLDDGVLDHCRPDARVVDTQHLDLDGIIAAIVAAHAEGLEVVRLCSGDPSLYSALAEQTRRLDAAGVPWDVVPGVPAYAAAAAELGVELTVPEVVQSVVLTRVQARSTAMPSTESLENFAATGATLVLHLAITRIRELADRLVPTHGADCPVAVVANASRPHRVELRGTLADIADAVESAGLRQAAVILVGRALVRPGEAESWLYASDPERESKRRRVAG
- a CDS encoding AraC family transcriptional regulator, whose amino-acid sequence is MIEFLNRLVDEIERHLGDELDVDAIARERGTTGYHARRMFSSLAGMPVSEYVRRRRMTVAASDVVGDEDLLTIAVRYGYGSTEAFGRAFRAVHGVSHGDVRRHGGPLRSQPQLRFRLTVEGSVPMDARILTHHAIRLIGHATRVPLSHEGVNAHIERHIASLPAAEHDRLKQLSGTEPSGLLQVSADVDSDYVEGSELTYLHGVAVDADADVPDDLDVIDSAAGEWVVFRTSGPHPAALQEAYAASATEWFPSNPWRLRPGPSIVSVLDRASDFSTATCELWFPIERA
- a CDS encoding iron chaperone, coding for MTKPTTIDEYVEAFPPPAQRQLSAIRELCRAAAPTAGEQLKWRHPAYVHTDGVILFMFSGHAKHASLAFTPSTRAAFADDLTGFHTGKGTVALPYGTAVPVDLVRRMLEYRVLEYEVHGVKWM
- a CDS encoding SRPBCC family protein, which produces MSGTSIRSHRESVTVEAPAETLYDVVSDITRTGEWSPVCTSCWWDDEDEAGQVGAWFTGRNELPHRTWETRSVVVAAEHGREFAWVVGGSFVRWGFTLAPAPTGTMLTESWEFLPGGIAMFEEKFGDRAPTEIADRTQQALDGIPKTLGAIKQIAESSTGAGGPARP